Part of the Burkholderia humptydooensis genome, GCCGAGCACCGCGGCCGATTCCTTGCCGGCGTCGAGCGCCGCCTGCTTTTGCGCGGCTTCGCCCTGGCCCTGCGCCGCGCGCTGCCGCTCGGTCAGGAAGATGACCGGAATCATCCGGAACGTCGAGCCGTTGCCGATGCCCGTCAGCGCGAACAGCACGATGAACATCGCGAGGAAGCCCGCGAAGCTGCCCGCGTCGCCGCCCGACGGCAGCGTCGCGATCACGCCCGCGACCGCCGCGATCATCGCGGCGAAGGTCCAGAACGTCACGCGCGCGCCGCCGATCCGGTCGGACACCCAGCCGCCGACGGGCCGCATCAGCGCGCCCGCGAGCGGGCCGATGAACGCGTATGCGGTCGGGTTCACGTTCGGGAAGAGCGCCTTCGTGAGGAGCGCGAAGCCCGCGGAGAAGCCGATGAACGAACCGAAGGTGCCGACGTACAGCCAGCACATCAGCCAGTTGTGCAGCCGGCGGAAGATCACCGCCTGCTCGGCGAACGACGCCTTCGCGTCGGCGATGTCGTTCATGCCGAACCACGCGGCGAGCGTCGCGACGACGATGAACGGCACCCACACGAAGCCCGCGTTCTGCAGCCACAGGTTCGTCGTCGCGCCGTGCGCGGCGACGGTCTGCGGATCGCCCGCGAGCGCGCCGAAGAGGCCCGCCGAGATCACGAGCGGCGTGACGAACTGCACGACCGACACGCCGAGGTTGCCGATGCCCGCGTTCAGGCCGGTCGCGAGCCCTTTCTTCGCCTTCGGGAAGAAGAAGCTGATGTTCGCCATCGACGAGCTGAAGTTCGCGCCGCCGAACCCGCAGAGAAGCGCGAGGATGAGGAGCGTCGGATAGCCCGTGCCCGGATCACGCAGCGCGAAGCCCATCCCGAGCGCGGGGATCAGGAGCGTCGCGGTGGAGATCGCGGTGAAGCGGCGGCCGCCGAAGATCGGCACGAGGAACGAATAGAAGATGCGCAGCGTCGCGCCGGAGAGCGCGGGCAGCGCGGTGAGCCAGAACAACTGGTTCTTGCTGAAGTGAAAGCCCGCGCGATCGAGATTGACGACGACGACGCTCCAGAGCGACCAGACGACGAACGCGAGCATCAGCGCGGGAATCGAGATCGCGAGATTGCGCCACGCGACGGGGCGCCCCTTGGCCTGCCAGAAGGCCGGGTTTTCGGGGTCCCAGCGCACGAGTAGAGAAGTGGACATGATCGAATCCGTTGAGTGAACGAAGATGACGAAGACGAAGCTCACGCGCAGCGGGCGGCGAGCACGCGCTGGTCCTGCGCCGCGCGCTCGGCGCGGAAGCTGAAGTACATCCAGACGAGGCTCACGCTGACGGCGCCGTAGAGCAGCATGAAGCAGGTCGAGCGCACGCCCGTCAGGTCGACGAGCGCGCCGAACAGGATCGGCAGCGCGAAGCCGGCGAGGCCGCCCGCGAGGCCGACGATGCCCG contains:
- a CDS encoding NarK family nitrate/nitrite MFS transporter, which translates into the protein MSTSLLVRWDPENPAFWQAKGRPVAWRNLAISIPALMLAFVVWSLWSVVVVNLDRAGFHFSKNQLFWLTALPALSGATLRIFYSFLVPIFGGRRFTAISTATLLIPALGMGFALRDPGTGYPTLLILALLCGFGGANFSSSMANISFFFPKAKKGLATGLNAGIGNLGVSVVQFVTPLVISAGLFGALAGDPQTVAAHGATTNLWLQNAGFVWVPFIVVATLAAWFGMNDIADAKASFAEQAVIFRRLHNWLMCWLYVGTFGSFIGFSAGFALLTKALFPNVNPTAYAFIGPLAGALMRPVGGWVSDRIGGARVTFWTFAAMIAAVAGVIATLPSGGDAGSFAGFLAMFIVLFALTGIGNGSTFRMIPVIFLTERQRAAQGQGEAAQKQAALDAGKESAAVLGFSGAIGAYGGFFIPKSFGTSLDMTGSAVPALACFIAFYVSCVAITWWFYARRNASMPC